CCGAGCATTCGGGCTCCTCAGGGGTGGCACTGGGATCGGCGATCTTCGTGTTAAGGGCATTTTCGACTAGTTCGATGCAGGCCACTCGCGTCTCAACTTCACGTCGAGCCTCGTCTGCGGCCATCTTGAAGGCGGCTTGAAGGTCGCCGGAAAGGGCCGACTGGGCGGGCAACGAATCGAGCCAGGCGAGCAGAGCCTTCTTATGCTCCCCGACCATTGCCAGGAACTGCTGTGCATCGCGCCGGATCTGCAGCCAGCTTTCGTCGAAATGCCGGGCAAGTCGTTCCCACCGCTCAAGGGATATCGTGTTGTCGCAGAAGATGCAGCTTCCCTCTGCCTCGTGGAGCAAGAGCCCTTGCTCCACCCATTCCTGGGCGCGGGGCTGGAGCCGAGAGCTTCGATCGCGACGCGCGTCGGAGTGCGCGACAGAATAGGTCCGAACTCGTGCAGTCGTTCCACCACAGTCGGCGGGTTCGCAACATCCGGGAGGATCGAAGGTGCACTCTCGCCGAGCCGGACGAGTGCGTCTGCGTGAGCACCGTCGTCAGGGAAGTCGCCGCGCACTGATCGGAGCATCTCGCCGACCTTGACGACCGAGTAGCGGCTCTTGCTGTAGTTTTTGTAGTCAAGAGGCTGGAGCTCGTCGACGATGCGCTTCTGCACGTCGCGGGCGAGTTGGTCGACCTTTTGCTGGGCCTTCCGACGCAGCTCCTCACTCTTGCTCGCATGATCCTGTAATCGTTCGATCTCGGCCTCGAGCTCCTTCTCCTTCTCCTTCGAGTCGATGGCGGCTTGCCCGAGAGTGACGATCGCGTCAGCGCTCTCCCCCGCCAAGAACTCTGACAAATTCGCTTCGACCCACGCACGAGTGAATACGGCGATCGATGATGGGCCGCTGCCACCCGGAAGGACGTTCACCGTGCGTTGGTCATCCTCCTCCCACACCACACCGGTTGCTGCCTGCCCCTCGCCGAGGCTGAGAAGTAGTTCAGCCAGCGTGGACTTGCCACTGCCGTTGTGACCATAGACGATGGTCGCGCGCCCCAAGGGCAGGCTGTCGGGCCAGAACCCCTTGCCGAGGGACCGCCATCGGTTCTTCAGATCAAGTCGACGAAGCATGCGCTGAGTGTAGTTGTCGCCTCCGACATTCCCAGGCAATCGAGCCGGCCAATAGCGCACCCCGAGGCCTCACTGGCTCGCGGATTAGTGGGACCTCACTCGTTGATCGCCGGGTCATCCTCGATCTAGTCAACGAGGAGACCTTCGGGGATGACGTCGCCGTGGTTTCGGCGCAGGTAGTCCCGTGCGTCGTCGAGGGACGGGTCGTGCTGCAGGCTCTTCTGGAAGTAGTCGAGCCGGCGTTTCGCGTCGTCGATAATCTGGCCCCAGTCACGCACCCAGACCCTGACCTTCGCTCCCGACGCATCGGGGAGGTCAGGCTCGAACACGACCCCACGTTTCCGGTTCTTCTGGTTCGCCTCCTGACGGACGACGTCGTCGATCTCGCCCGTCACGAGCCAGAAGTCCCACTCCGTGGTGCTACTCGCAAACCGCGGGTCCTTGGCCACTGCCATCGCATACGCCTTGATCTGCGCCAGTTCCTTCTGCCCTGCTTGGATCTTCGGGGCCTTGAGCTCGACGACGAGGTGCCGGTTCCGGTCGTGCTCGGTGGCAGCGACCGAGAGCAGGAGATCGAGCCGGCCCGACTTGCCGTCGAGCAGCTTCACGGGCGTCTTGTCGTTGCGCGGCTCGTCGAGCAGTTCACGGTGTCGATCGAGCGCGGCGGTCAGGCCCCGCTCGCTCACCATGAGGTTGTACTGCTCTCCAAAGACCCATAGTTCGCTCTCGAGGATCTTGTGGAGGTGGTCCCGCTCACCCACCATCTTGCTCGTCTCGGGGTCGAAGACCATGAGCTCGAGGGCGCGGAGGAACTCGAGCCGGTTGGTGACGTTGCTCGACGCCTGGATCACCCGCGACAGACTCGTGCGGCTGAGTAGACGCTCGAGCTGCTCCTTCTCGTCGGCGGGCAGCCCCACGTACTCGTCGAGCAGGGCCGAAACATCGCTCGGCCGCTGCTGGAGCGACTCACGCAGGAGCCCGAGGGTGAGCCTCTTCTGCTTCTTGCCGCTTGGGATGTGCCTGCGGATCGACGTAGCGACCACATCGAAGGTCGCTCGCTCGACCTTCTCCTCCTCCGTCCCCGGCTCGCCCTGGTAGGGGTAGACGTTCCCTTCCTTCCACTCCTCGACGAGCTCACGGCGACGCTGGGCGCGCCGGCCATCGAAGTGCTCGTCGAGCGTCCGGTCGACCTCCGCAAGCAGCATTCCGAGGACCGAGGGTGTGCTCTCGAGCTTCGCGAGGATCCACTCGTTGTGTTGTCCGGGCATCTCGTCCCAAATGACGTAGGCCGAGTAGCGGAAGTCGACGGCCGGCGCGGTGTCGAGCGCGTCCACCGGCACACCTTCGCCGTCGCAGAGGTGGACAGCGCGCTCATGGCCCGCTTTCCACTCGATGATCCGGAGCTTTGCTTGACGGGCGACGGCCTCGTGCTCCCACTCGAGGTCGTAGGTGGTGTCGAAGTCGATGACGTCATCGGGCTTGATGCGCGAGCCGTCGAAAAGGACCTCGACATCGTCACGGGCGAGCAGATACGGCGCGAACGTCGCCGTGATCCGGTCGCGCGCCTTGTCGGCGTCGAGGCGATCCAGAGCATCACGGCCCGAAGCAACGAATCGCGTCCCAGTGCCGTCGTCGGTACCCACCGGGTCCGAAGCGTCGAAGTCGTTCCGGGCGTTGACCGAGGAACGGACGACTGAACGAAAACGCTTCCCGTCGACGCTGTCGGCGACGGTCGCCCATTGGATATCTGTGCCCAGGGCGAACGCCCGCAGCCGGCCTTGGCCGAAGCGGCCGTGCAGCGGGCGCTGCTCGCCTTTGCTGCGACCTGCCATCCACTTCCACGAGTTGCCGACCCACCGGAAGGCGGAGGACAGTTCCTCGGGTGCCATGCCATGCCCGTCGTCGGTGACCTCGACGCCGATCACGCCGTCGGCCTCGTTGCGGTGCAAAGCGACCGCGACGGAGTGGGCATCGGCGTCGAGGCTGTTCCACACGAGCTCTACGACCGCCTTGACCGGATCATTCTCGTGGGCGAGCCTCTCGACGAGGTCGTTGCCGGCCTCCAGGGAAATACGAGCCATGGCGCTGCCTACCGGTTGCCCTTGGTGCGGTTGTGCGTCTGGCAGAGCATCGTCAGGTTGGCCAGGCTCGTCGATCCGCCCTTCGACCAGGCGGTCACATGATCGGCGTCCATCTCGTTCTGCTTGTAGATCCGGGCCTTGTTACTGTCCCCGGCGATCGCGCACAGCGGGCAGTTCGACTCGCCCGCAGCCTTGGCCTTCGTCGTCTGCCGCTCGTAGGCGACACGCTTGTCCTTAGCCTCGAACAGACGGACGTCGAGCAACTGGGGCCTCATCTCGCCGTCGAGCAGGTACTCGTAGATTCCCTTCGGGCTGTGCACCGCAGGGTCGGAGCGAAGCTCGTTGACCCTGACCTCAAGCTTCGCCGGGCTGTAGGACGTCGTGTGGTGCGCGTTGTAGAGTCGGCCCCAATCAAGGCCGCGCATCTCCTTGTCCGGGGGTCGGATGAAGACGCCGGCGACCCAGTCGATGACCGAGGTGAAGTAGTTCTTCAGCTCGGCGATGTCGGCATCTTGGCGATGCTGGGCGAGGTAGGCGTCGATGGTCAGGCCCTTCGCGGCGGCGACCCACTCGAGCGCTTCCTCGAGGATCTGCTGGCGCTTGGGGTCGCCGCCCACGTACGCCTGCCACTTCTGCATGTTCGCGTTGTTGGAGTTGGAGTACTCGGCTTTGGCCTTGGTGACGAACGGGCCGGAGTAAATCGCGTTGAGCAACTCCTGCCTGTTCAGCGGGACGCCGGCGATATTGATCGTCTGGAACCAGGCCTTGATCTCGTCCTCGGTGCCGTCGCACTCGTAGATGTCGAGCTTGGCGTCGAGGATCCTGCGCTGGAGGTTGACAGGCAGCGACGAGAACGTCTGCTCCTTACCGCCGACCTTGATGGCGAACTTTCCGGTGACGAACCGGCCGACGCTGGTGATGCGCTGCTGGCCGTCGAGTACTTCGAGTGTGGAGCCCTCGACGTTGAAGTAGATGAGCCCGAGTGGGTACTCCTTGAGCAGCGAGTCGATCACCGCGACGTCGCGCTTGCCGTCGTTGTAGATGTAGTTGCGCTGGTACTCAGGCTGGATGACGAGCCTGCCATCGAGTCCGAACAGGCCCTTGCCCTCCAGCTCGTTGTAGACGAAGCCCTTGAGTACTTGCTCGACGGTGTAGTGCCTGAGCTCGGTATCCATCAGGCGTCCTTCCGGCGGATGAGGATGCGTTTGAAGACCGCCTGCTTCGTGCTCTCAATGCCGAGCTTGGTCCGCCCCTGACTGCCGGCGAACTCGGGCCCGAGCGGAGTGATGCCTAGGGCAGCACCAAGACGTCCCTCGCTGTTGCCTATGATCTCAAACTGGTCGGGGTTGTACCTGTCGAGGAACGTGATGGGCACGCCCATGACGCCGGCGTAGTCAGAGGGGATCGCGTCGGTGTACGGGACCTCGATCGCGTCGAAGTTCGCGTACCGCTGGTAGCCCTCATCGCCGCCGAGCTTCTTGATCAGTCGCTTGTTGAACCTGAGATTGTCATCCATTGTCATCAACTGCAGTGGCTCGTGCCGACGGCCGTGGTCGATGTTCGTGAACCAGCAGGAGTTGCCCAGCCGCGTGTAGTCACGCTCGTCGTCCGATGGGTAGCCGAGCTTCTTGGCCTTCAATCGGTCTGCCTCCGACACCATCGAGCCCTTGGGGACGCCGAACACCATGTCGCTGCTGTTGGCTGTCGCACCCTTCCACAGCCTGTTGGCCCTGATGTGAGGGAAGACCTCGGCGTACGTGATCGCGTTACTGCTGCCGACGACCGCGAAGCACTTGCCGCCGTCGACCAACCACGTGATGAACTCGCGGAACAGGCTGAACGGCGGGTTGGTGATCACGATGTCGGCCTCATCACGCAGCGCGGTCACCTCGGCACTGCGGAAGTCCCCGTCGCCATTGAGGTACTCCCACTGCAGGTCGTCGATGTTGACGACGCCGTCGCCGTTGATGTCCTCCGGTTCGAGAACGAACTTCTTGCCATTGGCACGGGTCTTGGCGGCGTCGAACTTCGGGTCGTCAATCTCAAAGAGAGTCGGCTCGTACGAGAACAGCGCCGGGTTGCTATCGGGGGCGTAAGAGGTCGAGATGAGCTTCTTGAGCCCGAGGTCGACGAAATGGAGGGCGAAGAACTTGGCGAAGTTCGACCACTCGGGGTCGTCACACGGCAGCAGAAGGACCTTGCCGCGGAACACGTCCGAGTCGTACTCAAGATAGGCGTTGACCTCTCGCTCGATGTCAGCCCACTGAGTGTAGAACTCATCGTTCTTCGCCGCCTTGGCCGCGTTGAGGCTCGAAGTCCGATTCGCGACCGTCGACATGCACTCCCCTTGAGACTCGCTGCACCACCGGATTGAGGCGCTGCTTCCTTGGCGTCATCGTATCGGGGAGGTCCGACAGAGTCCCGGAGACGAGGCCGACAGACGAAGCCACAGGGCCCTCAGACCACGCAGAGCGCGTGGATGAAGCCGATGGCCGACTCGACCCGGATGCGCAGCGCGCTCAGCTGGGTGATCGTGAAACGACCGGCGTGCCCGTGGGTGCCGTTGTCGAACTCGCGGAAGAGTCCTAGGACATTGTCCATGTCCTCCTCTACGAGGTCCTCGATCGACTCCTCGTCGATGCCCTTACGCCGCAGGAGGAATCCGACCTTGGCCCGTCGAGTTGGCACTCCCCTTTCGGTTCGGTCGCACGACGGATCCGCCTCGGCAACGCTTGAATCCGGTGCTGCGCCGTCTATCATCGCGATCAGCACTTCGCGCGCGCTCGTGCAGAAGTGACGGGCCGCGTCGGGGTTGCGCGGACTGAGGGAGAACAACGCCCCGGTCCACCGGTCGACGAGGTCATGTCCAAAGGCTGCGAGCTCGGTCTGCATGCTCGGGCCGCGCAGCTCGTCCTCAGTCGGGTCGTCCTCGACAGCGCCATCGCCGTCCATCGCATTGAGGAGGTAGGCGCTGTTCGCGGCCTCCTCGCTGCCGCGGTCGACGAGCTCACGGCCCGCCTGCGCGATCGTCCTGCCGGCCAGCCTCTCCTCGGTCGCTGCGTACGTGCGCGCGAGGGTCTCGACCGACAACCGGTACGTGACGAAGGTCGTCCCCACTGGGCGGGAGTTGAGCCTCCGGACCTCTTGGTTGAGCCGGCGACGCTGATTCTCCACCTGGGCGTTGTGCGCACGCGCCTTGGCGTTGTATGTGCGCACCTCGCGGTTGTAGTCGTTCACAGCCTTCTTGATCGCCGCGTTGTGCCGACGCGCCTCGCGGTTGTAGTTCTCGATCGCCTGCTTCTGCTGGCGCTGCGCCTTGTTCACCGCGGCCTTGAACTGCGCTGGAGTCATCTTCCGGATCATGATCTTGAGTATGACCGTGACCACCGACACTTCTGATCCAGAAGTACCTCTCGTTAAGAGCGTTCGACTTGAACCGAACACCTGCTCCTTCGATGCGGAGGTGGCTCAGCATGATCGCGTCTTCCCCACCTCGAGTTGCGCGGCCTCCCAGGCAGGCCTGATGCGCTTGCCCGCGAACGCATTTTCCCGGGTCGACAATGTTCTCGCGAATACGTGCGCGCCGAACGCACCGACGACCCGTGCCTGTTGAGCGCCGATCTGACGTCCTGGATGAGATGGCAAGGCGGCCGAAGGTCTCGGCAGCGCCCGCGTCGAATGGCGAGGTGACTTGTGGAGAGTCTGTAGCCCCGGTCGAGCGTCTCGGGGACGTCCGTCCTCTCTCCCATCTATCCTTGATGACGCGGGCGCAACCGTCCGCGGGCTGTCTTTCTAGTGGCCGCCCGGACTCCACGAAAGATGGACGTGAACGCGTGACGCCTACGCCTGCTAAACGTCGACCAGGGTTGCACCCCGCCCTCTCCAGGCGCCAAGGATTCGCCCTCCTCGAAGAGGCCGAGTCAGTGCGCAACCTGATGCGCGACGCCATCCGCGCGATCCGGGACATGCGCTACGTGAGCACCGCCGGCGACGCCGTCTTCTCCCTCGGGAGCATCGGCACGGAGAAGACGATGAAGATCCTGCTTGGGTGCAGGGCAGTTGAGGACGCAGGCGCTTGGCCCACGAAGTCGGAGCTCGTTGGCTGGGGCCACGACATCGAGAAGCTGAACGCACGACTGCTGACCGCGATCGACGAGGGAGTCGAGCGCACCACGGCTACCGGGTACTCCGCGCGGCTCGCAGAGCGCGTCCGGGAGAGCACAATCATCCCCCTGCTATTCGCGACCTTCGCCCGCTACGGGATGTCTGGGCGCTTCCACCACCTGGACATCCTCGCGACTGACGAGCCCGGCGAGCGCGACCAACCGTCCGAATACTGGGAGCGAGTGGAACTTCACGTCAGGGCGATCCGGCCTGAATTCCAAGAGATCCCGTACGGCGACAACCGCGCGCTGGACTCCTACGAGGAGCGTCTCCGCGGCTTCATCGCGAACGAACTGGACGCCTGGTGGTTCAACGTCCACCGGCTCGGCGTCCAGGGCTGCTTTGGCGAGCTAGGGAAGACAATCGGCTGGGAGATCTGGGAGCCTGGTCGGCCTGAACCGAGCGCCGCACATGACTAGGCCGAAGGCTGCGAACCGTCCACAGCGAGCAAGGACGAGCAGGCGAATCGTACCGGTGCGGCGTGTCGACGAGACTGCCGAACCGCCTAGCGCGTGGTCATCCTCAGGAACGCGCGCTACGGGCGAACCGCTGCATCAGCGGCGAATATCTGTTTCTCCTGATACTTGTCCGTCGAAACGGGCGGAAGCGTGCTCGACTCGCTGACGACCGTCACCGACTTCGAGCCCCGCGTCAGCGCGACGTACAGCTCCTGCGCTTCATGGGCGGTCGGATCGAGGATGACTACCTCGTGGGCGGTCTTCAGATCGTCGTTCTTCGTTGC
The DNA window shown above is from Tessaracoccus defluvii and carries:
- a CDS encoding ATP-binding protein; translated protein: MARISLEAGNDLVERLAHENDPVKAVVELVWNSLDADAHSVAVALHRNEADGVIGVEVTDDGHGMAPEELSSAFRWVGNSWKWMAGRSKGEQRPLHGRFGQGRLRAFALGTDIQWATVADSVDGKRFRSVVRSSVNARNDFDASDPVGTDDGTGTRFVASGRDALDRLDADKARDRITATFAPYLLARDDVEVLFDGSRIKPDDVIDFDTTYDLEWEHEAVARQAKLRIIEWKAGHERAVHLCDGEGVPVDALDTAPAVDFRYSAYVIWDEMPGQHNEWILAKLESTPSVLGMLLAEVDRTLDEHFDGRRAQRRRELVEEWKEGNVYPYQGEPGTEEEKVERATFDVVATSIRRHIPSGKKQKRLTLGLLRESLQQRPSDVSALLDEYVGLPADEKEQLERLLSRTSLSRVIQASSNVTNRLEFLRALELMVFDPETSKMVGERDHLHKILESELWVFGEQYNLMVSERGLTAALDRHRELLDEPRNDKTPVKLLDGKSGRLDLLLSVAATEHDRNRHLVVELKAPKIQAGQKELAQIKAYAMAVAKDPRFASSTTEWDFWLVTGEIDDVVRQEANQKNRKRGVVFEPDLPDASGAKVRVWVRDWGQIIDDAKRRLDYFQKSLQHDPSLDDARDYLRRNHGDVIPEGLLVD
- a CDS encoding GmrSD restriction endonuclease domain-containing protein, with the protein product MDTELRHYTVEQVLKGFVYNELEGKGLFGLDGRLVIQPEYQRNYIYNDGKRDVAVIDSLLKEYPLGLIYFNVEGSTLEVLDGQQRITSVGRFVTGKFAIKVGGKEQTFSSLPVNLQRRILDAKLDIYECDGTEDEIKAWFQTINIAGVPLNRQELLNAIYSGPFVTKAKAEYSNSNNANMQKWQAYVGGDPKRQQILEEALEWVAAAKGLTIDAYLAQHRQDADIAELKNYFTSVIDWVAGVFIRPPDKEMRGLDWGRLYNAHHTTSYSPAKLEVRVNELRSDPAVHSPKGIYEYLLDGEMRPQLLDVRLFEAKDKRVAYERQTTKAKAAGESNCPLCAIAGDSNKARIYKQNEMDADHVTAWSKGGSTSLANLTMLCQTHNRTKGNR
- a CDS encoding adenine-specific methyltransferase EcoRI family protein — protein: MSTVANRTSSLNAAKAAKNDEFYTQWADIEREVNAYLEYDSDVFRGKVLLLPCDDPEWSNFAKFFALHFVDLGLKKLISTSYAPDSNPALFSYEPTLFEIDDPKFDAAKTRANGKKFVLEPEDINGDGVVNIDDLQWEYLNGDGDFRSAEVTALRDEADIVITNPPFSLFREFITWLVDGGKCFAVVGSSNAITYAEVFPHIRANRLWKGATANSSDMVFGVPKGSMVSEADRLKAKKLGYPSDDERDYTRLGNSCWFTNIDHGRRHEPLQLMTMDDNLRFNKRLIKKLGGDEGYQRYANFDAIEVPYTDAIPSDYAGVMGVPITFLDRYNPDQFEIIGNSEGRLGAALGITPLGPEFAGSQGRTKLGIESTKQAVFKRILIRRKDA
- a CDS encoding pPIWI-associating nuclease domain-containing protein, encoding MSVVTVILKIMIRKMTPAQFKAAVNKAQRQQKQAIENYNREARRHNAAIKKAVNDYNREVRTYNAKARAHNAQVENQRRRLNQEVRRLNSRPVGTTFVTYRLSVETLARTYAATEERLAGRTIAQAGRELVDRGSEEAANSAYLLNAMDGDGAVEDDPTEDELRGPSMQTELAAFGHDLVDRWTGALFSLSPRNPDAARHFCTSAREVLIAMIDGAAPDSSVAEADPSCDRTERGVPTRRAKVGFLLRRKGIDEESIEDLVEEDMDNVLGLFREFDNGTHGHAGRFTITQLSALRIRVESAIGFIHALCVV